The Kitasatospora paranensis genome has a window encoding:
- a CDS encoding EI24 domain-containing protein: MRDFAAGLGFLFKGQRWVARHGRWWGFGMIPALITLVGYVAALTALVVWSGDLADWASPFADHWGSPWQGLLRGTLAAAVIGLGALLSIVTFTAVTLLVGQPFYESLCATVDESEGDAPAVPDLPFWREMLVSARDSLSVLVRVAGFGVLLFLGGFVPAVGQTVVPVLGFCVSGYFLTVELTAVALQRRRVPQRERLRLLRSRLGLALGFGVPLVLMFLVPFLTVLAMPGAVAGATLLARELVPGTDADDAGEPEEQDAADAPAVGDDGTARLTK, from the coding sequence ATGCGAGATTTTGCGGCGGGGCTGGGCTTCCTCTTCAAGGGGCAGCGGTGGGTGGCGCGGCACGGCCGCTGGTGGGGCTTCGGCATGATCCCCGCCCTGATCACGCTGGTCGGCTACGTGGCGGCGCTGACCGCGCTGGTGGTGTGGTCCGGCGACCTCGCCGACTGGGCCTCGCCGTTCGCCGACCACTGGGGCTCGCCGTGGCAGGGCCTGCTGCGCGGCACCCTCGCGGCGGCCGTGATCGGCCTCGGCGCCCTGCTGTCGATCGTCACCTTCACCGCCGTGACCCTGCTGGTCGGCCAGCCCTTCTACGAGTCGCTCTGCGCCACCGTGGACGAGAGCGAGGGCGATGCCCCTGCCGTCCCCGACCTGCCGTTCTGGCGCGAGATGCTGGTCTCGGCCCGGGACAGCCTGTCCGTGCTGGTGCGGGTGGCCGGGTTCGGTGTGCTGCTCTTCCTCGGCGGGTTCGTGCCGGCGGTCGGCCAGACCGTCGTACCCGTCCTGGGCTTCTGCGTCTCGGGCTATTTCCTGACGGTCGAGCTGACCGCGGTGGCGCTCCAGCGGCGCCGCGTGCCGCAGCGCGAGCGGCTGCGCCTGCTGCGCTCCCGGCTGGGCCTGGCACTGGGCTTCGGCGTGCCGCTGGTGCTGATGTTCCTGGTGCCCTTTCTGACCGTGCTCGCGATGCCGGGCGCGGTCGCCGGGGCCACACTGCTCGCCCGCGAACTCGTCCCGGGGACCGACGCCGACGACGCGGGGGAGCCCGAGGAACAGGACGCGGCGGACGCGCCGGCCGTCGGAGACGACGGGACGGCCCGCCTCACCAAGTGA
- a CDS encoding bifunctional GNAT family N-acetyltransferase/ATP-binding protein produces the protein MHRAGSEWLIHDYREDDLAAVVHLIDTTAELGQESVFSLAECITALTSRQPAVVAVSDGTPIGAALAHVAGERAWVMRIAIAPGRRGRGLASALLRELERRLLERRVRRIAYVLPAEELLGEGLHNAGYTRRPAAAYFEKDEPQAGPAAGLLEELGGRLLPGDLWERMAGMEAEKSLIERRVVLPLAEPERAARHGVRPPRAVALFGPPGTGKTTFARAVASRLGWPFVELLPSRLADEGNLAAALRTAFARIAQLERVLVFIDEVEEIAPVRGEGAPSGMHGVTNELLKLIPGFREGEERLLVCATNSVRSLDSAFVRHGRFDYLIPIGTPDAAARSAIWSRYAQARADVDLAALVAASELFTPADIEHAARSAAQAAFERDLGTPGGAAEAGATTDDYLAAIAQCRPTVTPAMIEQFTADIASHARV, from the coding sequence GTGCACCGTGCCGGCAGCGAGTGGCTGATCCACGACTACCGCGAGGACGACCTCGCGGCCGTCGTCCACCTCATCGACACCACCGCCGAACTCGGCCAGGAGTCGGTCTTCTCCCTGGCCGAGTGCATCACCGCGCTGACCTCCCGGCAGCCGGCCGTCGTCGCGGTCAGCGACGGCACCCCGATCGGGGCGGCGCTCGCCCACGTGGCCGGCGAGCGCGCCTGGGTGATGCGGATCGCGATCGCCCCCGGCCGGCGCGGCCGGGGCCTGGCCAGCGCCCTGCTGCGGGAGTTGGAGCGCCGCCTGCTGGAGCGCCGGGTGCGGCGCATCGCCTACGTGCTGCCGGCCGAGGAGCTGCTCGGCGAGGGCCTGCACAATGCCGGCTACACCCGCCGCCCGGCCGCGGCCTACTTCGAGAAGGACGAGCCGCAGGCCGGCCCCGCCGCGGGCCTGCTGGAGGAGCTCGGCGGCCGGCTGCTGCCCGGGGACCTCTGGGAGCGGATGGCCGGCATGGAGGCCGAGAAGTCGCTGATCGAGCGCCGCGTGGTGCTGCCGCTCGCCGAGCCCGAGCGGGCCGCCCGGCACGGCGTCCGGCCGCCGCGCGCCGTCGCCCTGTTCGGGCCGCCCGGCACCGGCAAGACGACCTTCGCGCGGGCCGTCGCCTCCCGGCTGGGCTGGCCGTTCGTCGAGCTGCTGCCCTCCCGGCTCGCCGACGAGGGCAACCTGGCAGCCGCGCTGCGCACCGCGTTCGCCCGGATCGCCCAGCTGGAACGCGTCCTGGTCTTCATCGACGAGGTGGAGGAGATCGCGCCCGTCCGCGGCGAGGGCGCGCCGTCCGGCATGCACGGCGTGACCAACGAGCTGCTGAAGCTCATCCCCGGCTTCCGGGAGGGCGAGGAGCGGCTGCTGGTCTGCGCGACCAACTCCGTGCGCTCCCTCGACTCGGCCTTCGTGCGGCACGGGCGGTTCGACTACCTGATCCCGATCGGCACCCCGGACGCGGCCGCCCGTTCCGCCATCTGGTCGCGCTACGCGCAGGCCCGCGCGGACGTCGACCTGGCCGCCCTGGTCGCCGCGAGCGAGCTGTTCACCCCGGCGGACATCGAGCACGCCGCGCGGAGCGCCGCCCAGGCCGCCTTCGAACGCGACCTCGGCACACCGGGCGGGGCGGCCGAGGCCGGGGCCACCACCGACGACTACCTCGCCGCGATCGCCCAGTGCCGGCCCACCGTGACGCCGGCGATGATCGAGCAGTTCACCGCCGACATCGCCTCGCACGCCCGGGTCTGA
- a CDS encoding Prokaryotic metallothionein, protein MAVCAVCKNDYWLSFEIRTVSGDTYTFDSFECAMEKLAPRCEHCNVRIVGHGVEVAGMFFCCANCARANGGLGDQIRDAVGAHPGG, encoded by the coding sequence ATGGCGGTCTGTGCGGTCTGCAAGAACGACTACTGGCTGTCCTTCGAGATCAGGACGGTCAGCGGCGACACCTACACCTTCGACAGCTTCGAGTGCGCGATGGAGAAGCTCGCGCCGCGCTGCGAGCACTGCAACGTCCGGATCGTCGGCCACGGGGTGGAGGTGGCGGGGATGTTCTTCTGCTGCGCCAACTGCGCGCGGGCCAACGGCGGTCTGGGCGACCAGATCCGCGACGCGGTGGGCGCGCACCCCGGCGGCTGA
- a CDS encoding antibiotic biosynthesis monooxygenase family protein — MIVRIWEAVVAAARADEFCARLRADVLPQILRTDGCLAAELLRALGDGEHRVVMITRWRDEAALRAYAGPMWRIRPVWAEGELAYLLHPPTVVHFRPLTPE; from the coding sequence ATGATCGTGCGGATCTGGGAAGCCGTGGTGGCAGCCGCCCGGGCCGACGAGTTCTGCGCCCGGCTCCGGGCCGACGTCCTGCCGCAGATCCTCCGCACCGACGGCTGCCTCGCCGCGGAACTGCTGCGGGCCCTCGGTGACGGCGAGCACCGGGTGGTCATGATCACCAGGTGGCGGGACGAGGCCGCGCTGCGCGCCTACGCCGGCCCGATGTGGCGGATCCGGCCGGTGTGGGCCGAGGGCGAGCTCGCCTACCTGCTGCACCCGCCCACCGTGGTGCACTTCCGGCCGCTCACCCCGGAGTGA
- a CDS encoding Lrp/AsnC family transcriptional regulator, translating into MDRTDRRILRELQRDGRLTNAELASRVDLTPSPCLRRVRQLEQDGVITGYRALLDGAAVGRGFQPFVTVVMRHEDRATVAEFEQRVAALPEVVEAHRLFGDPDYLLRIAVADIAAYERFITDVLSGLPGIAQVNSLLTMKRVKADAGLPVTPG; encoded by the coding sequence ATGGACCGAACCGACCGCAGAATCCTCCGCGAGCTCCAGCGCGACGGCCGGCTGACCAACGCCGAGCTGGCCTCCCGGGTCGATCTCACCCCTTCTCCGTGCCTGCGCCGGGTGCGGCAGCTGGAGCAGGACGGGGTGATCACCGGCTACCGGGCGCTGCTGGACGGCGCCGCGGTCGGGCGCGGCTTCCAGCCGTTCGTCACGGTGGTGATGCGCCACGAGGACCGCGCGACGGTGGCCGAGTTCGAGCAGCGGGTGGCGGCCCTGCCGGAGGTGGTGGAGGCGCACCGGCTGTTCGGGGATCCGGATTACCTGCTGCGGATCGCCGTGGCGGACATCGCCGCGTACGAGCGGTTCATCACCGACGTGCTCTCCGGCCTGCCGGGGATCGCGCAGGTGAACTCACTGCTCACGATGAAACGGGTGAAGGCGGACGCGGGACTGCCGGTCACTCCGGGGTGA
- a CDS encoding LysE family translocator: MDAHALLLFLGVDLLLVCTPGPDWLYIAARGLGQGRRSALLAVAGVCAGYTVHTLLSAAGLAAALRAVPAALPALRWAGAAYLAVLALTMLLSLRRSGGRLPEARPQPAATVLRQSMLTALLNPKGLLLYLSLVPQFVDPAAGLPVGGQVLALGAVNVLACAGIYGAVALAAGRAGTRLGATPAAARRMTAVSAVLLLLVAGVTAGA, from the coding sequence ATGGACGCGCACGCGCTGCTGCTCTTCCTCGGGGTGGACCTCCTCCTGGTCTGCACCCCCGGGCCGGACTGGCTGTACATCGCAGCCCGCGGCCTCGGCCAGGGCCGCCGGTCGGCGCTGCTCGCCGTCGCCGGCGTCTGCGCCGGCTACACCGTGCACACCCTGCTCTCCGCGGCCGGCCTCGCCGCCGCCCTGCGGGCCGTCCCCGCCGCCCTGCCCGCACTGCGCTGGGCCGGCGCCGCCTACCTCGCCGTGCTCGCCCTCACCATGCTGCTCTCGCTGCGCCGCAGCGGCGGGCGGCTGCCCGAGGCCCGGCCGCAGCCCGCCGCCACCGTGCTGCGCCAGAGCATGCTGACCGCCCTCCTCAACCCCAAGGGCCTGCTGCTCTACCTCTCGCTCGTCCCGCAGTTCGTCGACCCGGCCGCCGGCCTACCGGTCGGCGGCCAGGTGCTGGCCCTCGGCGCCGTCAACGTGCTGGCCTGCGCCGGCATCTACGGGGCGGTCGCCCTCGCGGCCGGCCGGGCCGGGACGAGGCTCGGCGCCACTCCGGCCGCGGCCCGCCGGATGACCGCGGTCTCCGCCGTCCTGCTGCTGCTCGTCGCCGGTGTCACCGCCGGCGCCTGA
- a CDS encoding IS5 family transposase gives MCVCSCKPSYESSLTDAQWAVIEPLLPERDLRRGGRPLKFPRRLIVDTVLYVLVSGCAWRLVPHDLAPWDAAYRWFRAWTADGTWDRVHDALRERVRLADGRDPQPSAAVLDSQSARSHQGGQAIGYDAGKRVRGRKRHLLVDTCGLVLRAVVHSASVQDRAGAKLVLAGIRNLFPQVGLVWVDGGYVNVVDASLVGWAAEHENLEIVAVPRNADVKGFRVLPRRWVVERTFSWLGRCRRLARDYERKTAHAEAMIKVAMIRLMAARLAGEEIEPRGPIETEAARRLADDLKTE, from the coding sequence ATGTGTGTCTGTTCGTGTAAGCCGTCCTATGAATCGTCGTTGACGGATGCTCAGTGGGCGGTGATCGAGCCGTTGCTGCCGGAGCGGGACCTGCGTCGGGGTGGCCGTCCGTTGAAGTTCCCGCGCAGGCTGATTGTGGACACCGTGCTGTACGTGCTGGTCAGCGGTTGTGCCTGGCGGCTGGTGCCGCATGACCTGGCGCCGTGGGACGCGGCCTATCGGTGGTTTCGTGCCTGGACGGCGGACGGGACCTGGGACCGGGTCCACGACGCGCTGCGCGAGCGGGTCCGGCTGGCGGACGGCCGGGATCCGCAGCCGTCGGCGGCGGTGCTGGACTCGCAGTCGGCTCGCAGTCACCAGGGCGGGCAGGCGATCGGCTACGACGCGGGCAAGCGTGTGCGTGGCCGCAAGCGGCACCTGCTGGTGGACACCTGTGGACTCGTGCTGCGGGCGGTCGTGCACTCGGCCTCGGTGCAGGACCGGGCGGGCGCGAAGCTGGTCCTTGCCGGGATCCGGAACCTGTTTCCGCAGGTCGGGCTGGTCTGGGTCGACGGCGGCTACGTCAATGTCGTCGATGCCAGCCTGGTCGGCTGGGCGGCGGAGCACGAGAACCTGGAGATCGTCGCGGTGCCGCGGAACGCCGATGTGAAAGGCTTCCGGGTGCTGCCCCGCAGGTGGGTGGTGGAGCGGACTTTCTCCTGGCTGGGGCGGTGCAGACGGTTGGCACGGGACTACGAACGCAAGACCGCGCACGCCGAGGCGATGATCAAGGTTGCGATGATCCGGCTCATGGCCGCTCGCCTCGCCGGCGAGGAGATCGAACCGCGCGGCCCCATCGAGACCGAAGCAGCCCGCCGCCTCGCCGACGACCTCAAAACCGAGTAG